A single Elephas maximus indicus isolate mEleMax1 chromosome 2, mEleMax1 primary haplotype, whole genome shotgun sequence DNA region contains:
- the FLCN gene encoding folliculin isoform X3, with product MNAIVALCHFCELHGPRTLFCTEVLHAPLPQGAGSGDSSGQGEQAEDEEGGIQMSSRIRSHSPAEGASAEASSPGPKKSDMCEGCRSLAVGHPGYISHDKETSIKYVSHQHPNHPQLFSIVRQACVRSLSCEVCPGREGPIFFGDEQHGFVFSHTFFIKDSLARGFQRWYSIIAIMMDRIYLINSWPFLLGKIRGVIDELQGKALKVFEAEQFGCPQRAQRMNTAFTPFLHQRNGNAARSLTSLTSDDNLWACLHTSFAWLLKACGSRLTEKLLEGAPTEDTLVQMEKLADLEEESESWDNSEAEEEKTLVFSEGTEGQERTKCPTDLSSLSDCGSWQPRKLPVFKSLRHMRQVLGAPSFRMLAWHVLMGNQVIWKSRDVDLVQSAFEVLRTMLPVGCVRIIPYSNQYEEAYRCNFLGLSPQVQIPSHVLSSEFAVIVEVHTVPRSSLYPVGPEDDQSLSKYEFVVTSGSPVSADRGGCR from the exons ATGAATGCCATCGTTGCGCTCTGTCACTTCTGTGAGCTGCATGGCCCCCGCACTCTCTTTTGTACCGAAGTCCTACACGCCCCACTTCCCCAAGGGGCCGGGAGCGGGGACAGCTCTGGCCAGGGTGAGCAGGCTGAGGATGAAGAAGGTGGCATTCAGATGAGCAGTCGCATCCGCTCCCACAGCCCAGCGGAAGGGGCCAGTGCGGAAGCCAGCAGCCCAGGGCCCAAAAAGTCTGACATGTGTGAG GGGTGCCGATCCCTTGCCGTGGGGCATCCAGGGTACATCAGCCACGACAAGGAAACCTCCATTAAATATGTCAGCCATCAGCATCCCAACCATCCCCAGCTCTTCAGCATTGTCCGCCAGGCCTGCGTTCGGAGCCTGAGCTGTGAG GTCTGCCCTGGCCGCGAAGGCCCCATCTTCTTTGGGGACGAGCAGCACGGTTTTGTGTTTAGCCACACCTTCTTTATCAAAGACAGCCTGGCCAGGGGCTTCCAGCGCTGGTACAGCATCATTGCCATCATGATGGATCGCATCTATCTCATCAACTCCTGGCCCTTCCTGCTCGGGAAGATCCGTGGGGTCATCGAtgagctccagggcaaggccctCAAG GTGTTTGAGGCGGAACAGTTTGGATGCCCACAGCGCGCCCAGAGGATGAACACAGCTTTTACACCATTCCTGCACCAAAGGAATGGCAATGCAGCCCGTTCGCTGACATCTTTGACTAGTGATGACAACTTGTGGGCGTGTCTTCATACCTCCTTTGCTTG GCTCTTGAAAGCGTGTGGCAGCCGGCTGACCGAGAAGCTGCTGGAAGGTGCGCCAACTGAGGACACACTGGTCCAGATGGAGAAGCTTGCCG atttagaagaggaatcAGAAAGCTGGGACAACTCTGAGGCTGAAGAGGAGAAGACCCTTGTGTTCTCCGAAGGTACAGAAGGGCAGGAGCGGACCAAATGCCCAACAGACTTGTCCTCACTCTCAGACTGTGGAAGCTGGCAGCCTCGGAAGCTGCCAGTCTTTAAGTCACTTCGGCACATGAGACAG GTCCTGGGTGCCCCGTCTTTCCGCATGTTGGCCTGGCATGTTCTCATGGGGAACCAGGTTATCTGGAAGAGTAGAGACGTAGACCTTGTCCAGTCAGCTTTTGAAGTTCTTCGG ACCATGCTGCCTGTGGGCTGTGTCCGCATCATCCCTTACAGCAACCAATATGAGGAAGCGTATCGGTGCAACTTCCTGGGGCTCAGCCCACAGGTGCAGATCCCCTCCCATGTACTATCCTCAG AGTTTGCTGTCATTGTGGAGGTCCACACAGTCCCCCGCTCCAGCCTTTACCCAGTGGGGCCTGAGGATGACCAGTCTCTCAGCAAGTATGAGTTTGTGGTGACTAGTGGGAGCCCTGTGTCTGCAGACCGAGGTGGGTGCCGCTGA
- the FLCN gene encoding folliculin isoform X2, producing MNAIVALCHFCELHGPRTLFCTEVLHAPLPQGAGSGDSSGQGEQAEDEEGGIQMSSRIRSHSPAEGASAEASSPGPKKSDMCEGCRSLAVGHPGYISHDKETSIKYVSHQHPNHPQLFSIVRQACVRSLSCEVFEAEQFGCPQRAQRMNTAFTPFLHQRNGNAARSLTSLTSDDNLWACLHTSFAWLLKACGSRLTEKLLEGAPTEDTLVQMEKLADLEEESESWDNSEAEEEKTLVFSEGTEGQERTKCPTDLSSLSDCGSWQPRKLPVFKSLRHMRQVLGAPSFRMLAWHVLMGNQVIWKSRDVDLVQSAFEVLRTMLPVGCVRIIPYSNQYEEAYRCNFLGLSPQVQIPSHVLSSEFAVIVEVHTVPRSSLYPVGPEDDQSLSKYEFVVTSGSPVSADRVGPTILNKIEAALTNQNLSVDVVDQCLICLKEEWMNKVKVLFKFTKVDSRPKEDTQKLLSILGASEEDNVKLLKFWMTGLSKTYKSHLMSTVRSPTASESRN from the exons ATGAATGCCATCGTTGCGCTCTGTCACTTCTGTGAGCTGCATGGCCCCCGCACTCTCTTTTGTACCGAAGTCCTACACGCCCCACTTCCCCAAGGGGCCGGGAGCGGGGACAGCTCTGGCCAGGGTGAGCAGGCTGAGGATGAAGAAGGTGGCATTCAGATGAGCAGTCGCATCCGCTCCCACAGCCCAGCGGAAGGGGCCAGTGCGGAAGCCAGCAGCCCAGGGCCCAAAAAGTCTGACATGTGTGAG GGGTGCCGATCCCTTGCCGTGGGGCATCCAGGGTACATCAGCCACGACAAGGAAACCTCCATTAAATATGTCAGCCATCAGCATCCCAACCATCCCCAGCTCTTCAGCATTGTCCGCCAGGCCTGCGTTCGGAGCCTGAGCTGTGAG GTGTTTGAGGCGGAACAGTTTGGATGCCCACAGCGCGCCCAGAGGATGAACACAGCTTTTACACCATTCCTGCACCAAAGGAATGGCAATGCAGCCCGTTCGCTGACATCTTTGACTAGTGATGACAACTTGTGGGCGTGTCTTCATACCTCCTTTGCTTG GCTCTTGAAAGCGTGTGGCAGCCGGCTGACCGAGAAGCTGCTGGAAGGTGCGCCAACTGAGGACACACTGGTCCAGATGGAGAAGCTTGCCG atttagaagaggaatcAGAAAGCTGGGACAACTCTGAGGCTGAAGAGGAGAAGACCCTTGTGTTCTCCGAAGGTACAGAAGGGCAGGAGCGGACCAAATGCCCAACAGACTTGTCCTCACTCTCAGACTGTGGAAGCTGGCAGCCTCGGAAGCTGCCAGTCTTTAAGTCACTTCGGCACATGAGACAG GTCCTGGGTGCCCCGTCTTTCCGCATGTTGGCCTGGCATGTTCTCATGGGGAACCAGGTTATCTGGAAGAGTAGAGACGTAGACCTTGTCCAGTCAGCTTTTGAAGTTCTTCGG ACCATGCTGCCTGTGGGCTGTGTCCGCATCATCCCTTACAGCAACCAATATGAGGAAGCGTATCGGTGCAACTTCCTGGGGCTCAGCCCACAGGTGCAGATCCCCTCCCATGTACTATCCTCAG AGTTTGCTGTCATTGTGGAGGTCCACACAGTCCCCCGCTCCAGCCTTTACCCAGTGGGGCCTGAGGATGACCAGTCTCTCAGCAAGTATGAGTTTGTGGTGACTAGTGGGAGCCCTGTGTCTGCAGACCGAG TTGGCCCCACCATCCTGAATAAAATCGAAGCTGCTCTGACCAATCAGAATCTGTCTGTGGATGTGGTTGACCAGTGCCTCATCTGCCTGAAGGAAGAGTGGATGAA CAAGGTGAAGGTCCTTTTTAAATTCACCAAAGTGGACAGTCGCCCAAAAGAGGACACGCAGAAACTCCTGAGTATCCTTGGGGCGTCGGAGGAAGACAACGTCAAGCTGCTGAAGTTTTGGATGACAGGCTTGAGCAAAACCTACAAGTCGCATCTTATGTCCACAGTCCGGAGCCCCACGGCCTCGGAGTCTCGTAACTGA
- the LOC126068403 gene encoding uncharacterized protein LOC126068403 has translation MRTPTPPQGLTTRASKSQGTSLSGRVPACEGHPPSAGRRRSQRGAKRAAAAKKGGGRLLRTSGRTRGCQSSEALCGAQRGQAFLRAEGARPAPTPPTPTELAGSGAGGVRGRGWTRERGLGRGRGRRGPRRDPGWAVGAGGRGGTRERGPGWAVGAGGRGGTRERRPGWAVGAGVRGGTRERGPGWAVGAGGCGGTREREPGWAVGAGGRGGTRERGLGWAGLGRGGWGRGGTQARGRAKRVGPGEGRLPAGRGKDRGAGCLGPRGKDGMGSMSGVGGGARGSGSLDSAAWGLTVGV, from the exons ATGCGCACTCCTACCCCGCCCCAAGGATTGACAACACGGGCCTCCAAATCGCAGGGCACGTCGCTCTCCGGCAGGGTGCCAGCCTGCGAGGGCCACCCTCCTAGTGCGGGGAGAAGGCGGAGTCAGCGCGGAGCTAAAC GGGCGGCGGCGGCGAAGAAGGGTGGCGGGCGGCTGCTTCGGACCTCCGGCCGGACTCGAGGTTGCCAGTCCTCTGAAGCTTTGTGCGGGGCCCAGCGCGGCCAGGCTTTCCTCAGGGCGGAGGGCGCTCGGCCTGCCCCTACTCCGCCCACCCCCACGGAACTG GCTGGGTCGGGGGCTGGGGGGGTCCGGGGACGCGGCTGGACCCGGGAGAGGGGGCTGGGCCGGGGTCGTGGACGTCGAGGGCCGCGGCGGGACCCGGGCTGGGCCGTGGGGGCTGGGGGCCGCGGCGGGACCCGGGAGAGGGGGCCGGGCTGGGCCGTGGGGGCCGGGGGCCGCGGCGGGACCCGGGAGAGGAGGCCGGGCTGGGCCGTGGGGGCCGGGGTCCGCGGCGGGACCCGGGAGAGGGGGCCGGGCTGGGCCGTGGGGGCCGGGGGCTGCGGCGGGACCCGAGAGAGGGAGCCGGGCTGGGCCGTGGGGGCCGGGGGCCGCGGCGGGACCCGGGAgagggggctgggctgggctgggctgggccgtGGGGGCTGGGGCCGCGGCGGGACCCAGGCGAGGGGCCGGGCCAAGCGTGTGGGGCCAGGTGAAGGCCGCCTGCCTGCTGGGAGGGGGAAGGACCGCGGGGCGGGTTGCCTGGGGCCAAGAGGGAAGGATGGGATGGGATCTATGTCTGGGGTCGGAGGAGGGGCACGAGGCTCTGGTTCCCTAGACAGCGCGGCGTGGGGTTTAACAGTGGGTGTGTGA
- the FLCN gene encoding folliculin isoform X1, with protein sequence MNAIVALCHFCELHGPRTLFCTEVLHAPLPQGAGSGDSSGQGEQAEDEEGGIQMSSRIRSHSPAEGASAEASSPGPKKSDMCEGCRSLAVGHPGYISHDKETSIKYVSHQHPNHPQLFSIVRQACVRSLSCEVCPGREGPIFFGDEQHGFVFSHTFFIKDSLARGFQRWYSIIAIMMDRIYLINSWPFLLGKIRGVIDELQGKALKVFEAEQFGCPQRAQRMNTAFTPFLHQRNGNAARSLTSLTSDDNLWACLHTSFAWLLKACGSRLTEKLLEGAPTEDTLVQMEKLADLEEESESWDNSEAEEEKTLVFSEGTEGQERTKCPTDLSSLSDCGSWQPRKLPVFKSLRHMRQVLGAPSFRMLAWHVLMGNQVIWKSRDVDLVQSAFEVLRTMLPVGCVRIIPYSNQYEEAYRCNFLGLSPQVQIPSHVLSSEFAVIVEVHTVPRSSLYPVGPEDDQSLSKYEFVVTSGSPVSADRVGPTILNKIEAALTNQNLSVDVVDQCLICLKEEWMNKVKVLFKFTKVDSRPKEDTQKLLSILGASEEDNVKLLKFWMTGLSKTYKSHLMSTVRSPTASESRN encoded by the exons ATGAATGCCATCGTTGCGCTCTGTCACTTCTGTGAGCTGCATGGCCCCCGCACTCTCTTTTGTACCGAAGTCCTACACGCCCCACTTCCCCAAGGGGCCGGGAGCGGGGACAGCTCTGGCCAGGGTGAGCAGGCTGAGGATGAAGAAGGTGGCATTCAGATGAGCAGTCGCATCCGCTCCCACAGCCCAGCGGAAGGGGCCAGTGCGGAAGCCAGCAGCCCAGGGCCCAAAAAGTCTGACATGTGTGAG GGGTGCCGATCCCTTGCCGTGGGGCATCCAGGGTACATCAGCCACGACAAGGAAACCTCCATTAAATATGTCAGCCATCAGCATCCCAACCATCCCCAGCTCTTCAGCATTGTCCGCCAGGCCTGCGTTCGGAGCCTGAGCTGTGAG GTCTGCCCTGGCCGCGAAGGCCCCATCTTCTTTGGGGACGAGCAGCACGGTTTTGTGTTTAGCCACACCTTCTTTATCAAAGACAGCCTGGCCAGGGGCTTCCAGCGCTGGTACAGCATCATTGCCATCATGATGGATCGCATCTATCTCATCAACTCCTGGCCCTTCCTGCTCGGGAAGATCCGTGGGGTCATCGAtgagctccagggcaaggccctCAAG GTGTTTGAGGCGGAACAGTTTGGATGCCCACAGCGCGCCCAGAGGATGAACACAGCTTTTACACCATTCCTGCACCAAAGGAATGGCAATGCAGCCCGTTCGCTGACATCTTTGACTAGTGATGACAACTTGTGGGCGTGTCTTCATACCTCCTTTGCTTG GCTCTTGAAAGCGTGTGGCAGCCGGCTGACCGAGAAGCTGCTGGAAGGTGCGCCAACTGAGGACACACTGGTCCAGATGGAGAAGCTTGCCG atttagaagaggaatcAGAAAGCTGGGACAACTCTGAGGCTGAAGAGGAGAAGACCCTTGTGTTCTCCGAAGGTACAGAAGGGCAGGAGCGGACCAAATGCCCAACAGACTTGTCCTCACTCTCAGACTGTGGAAGCTGGCAGCCTCGGAAGCTGCCAGTCTTTAAGTCACTTCGGCACATGAGACAG GTCCTGGGTGCCCCGTCTTTCCGCATGTTGGCCTGGCATGTTCTCATGGGGAACCAGGTTATCTGGAAGAGTAGAGACGTAGACCTTGTCCAGTCAGCTTTTGAAGTTCTTCGG ACCATGCTGCCTGTGGGCTGTGTCCGCATCATCCCTTACAGCAACCAATATGAGGAAGCGTATCGGTGCAACTTCCTGGGGCTCAGCCCACAGGTGCAGATCCCCTCCCATGTACTATCCTCAG AGTTTGCTGTCATTGTGGAGGTCCACACAGTCCCCCGCTCCAGCCTTTACCCAGTGGGGCCTGAGGATGACCAGTCTCTCAGCAAGTATGAGTTTGTGGTGACTAGTGGGAGCCCTGTGTCTGCAGACCGAG TTGGCCCCACCATCCTGAATAAAATCGAAGCTGCTCTGACCAATCAGAATCTGTCTGTGGATGTGGTTGACCAGTGCCTCATCTGCCTGAAGGAAGAGTGGATGAA CAAGGTGAAGGTCCTTTTTAAATTCACCAAAGTGGACAGTCGCCCAAAAGAGGACACGCAGAAACTCCTGAGTATCCTTGGGGCGTCGGAGGAAGACAACGTCAAGCTGCTGAAGTTTTGGATGACAGGCTTGAGCAAAACCTACAAGTCGCATCTTATGTCCACAGTCCGGAGCCCCACGGCCTCGGAGTCTCGTAACTGA